One Triticum dicoccoides isolate Atlit2015 ecotype Zavitan chromosome 5B, WEW_v2.0, whole genome shotgun sequence genomic window carries:
- the LOC119307620 gene encoding BTB/POZ domain-containing protein NPY4-like — translation MKYMKLGAKPDVFQTEGNIRFVATELATDIVITVGDVKFYLHKFPLLSKSSRLQTLVASTDEEGNDEVDISDIPGGPSAFEICAKFCYGMTVTLNAYNVLAARCAAEFLEMFETIDKGNLIYKIDVFLSSSIFRTWKDSIIVLQTTKSLLPWSENLKVINHCVDSIAAKASIDPSEVNWSYTYNRKKLPSESDPDSHWNGVRKQLTVPRDWWVEDICDLEMGLYKKVILAIKAKGRTTGEVVGEALRAYAYRRLFSTLDSAASNGLDCTRHRAALDTIISLLPPERGSVSCGFLLKLVRAACLLGSDEALRGELVKRIGSQLDRASVSDLLIPASSDENALYNVDLVSSILEEFMVQRNGDEEALDGESYPASLVSGESELALVRLVDGYLAEIAKDPNLPLQKFIAIAEMAPLVARPTHDGLYRAIDMYLKEHPSLSKSEKKRLCGLMDCKKLTAEASSHAVQNERLPLRLVVQVLFFEQLRASACADAAAASDHHPSSALRSLLPRENGNSYGSSRSAATTATTEDDQWGGGGVPASGDTSSFRSMSGLGNNKSGGNGGKATAKGPLQMPRKMLSKLWSGKASSGENSGGSDTSESPGSVNLEAETKSTHSRNTRHSVS, via the exons ATGAAGTATATGAAGCTTGGAGCAAAACCAGATGTCTTTCAGACAGAGGGGAATATCAG GTTTGTGGCAACTGAACTAGCGACGGATATTGTTATCACTGTTGGAGATGTCAAGTTTTATCTTCACAAG TTCCCACTTTTGTCCAAGAGTTCCCGCTTGCAAACGTTGGTTGCCTCCACAGACGAGGAAGGCAACGATGAAGTAGACATTTCTGACATCCCCGGTGGACCTTCAGCATTTGAAATCTGTGCAAAGTTCTGCTATGGTATGACCGTCACGCTGAACGCGTACAACGTCCTTGCGGCCCGCTGCGCGGCCGAgtttctcgaaatgttcgagacgatCGACAAAGGGAACCTCATCTACAAGATTGATGTGTTCCTCTCCTCGAGCATATTCCGCACCTGGAAGGACTCCATCATCGTGCTGCAGACAACAAAGTCACTCCTTCCCTGGTCAGAGAACCTGAAGGTGATCAACCACTGCGTGGATTCCATTGCGGCCAAGGCTTCCATCGACCCGTCGGAGGTCAACTGGTCCTACACCTACAACCGGAAGAAGCTGCCGTCCGAGAGCGACCCCGACTCGCACTGGAACGGTGTGAGGAAGCAGCTGACGGTGCCTAGAGACTGGTGGGTGGAGGACATCTGTGACCTCGAGATGGGCTTGTACAAGAAGGTGATCCTGGCCATCAAGGCCAAGGGGAGAACCACCGGCGAGGTGGTCGGAGAAGCGCTGCGAGCCTACGCGTACCGAAGGCTGTTCAGCACCTTGGACAGTGCTGCGAGCAACGGGCTCGACTGCACACGGCACCGTGCagctcttgacaccatcatttctcTGCTGCCACCTGAGAGAGGCTCAGTCTCCTGCGGCTTCCTGCTCAAGCTGGTGAGAGCGGCGTGCTTACTGGGGTCAGACGAGGCCTTGCGCGGCGAACTGGTAAAGAGGATCGGCTCGCAGCTGGACAGAGCTTCGGTCTCTGATCTTCTGATACCCGCGAGCTCCGACGAGAACGCTCTGTACAATGTTGACCTGGTGTCGTCGATACTGGAGGAGTTCATGGTGCAGCGCAACGGCGATGAAGAAGCGTTGGACGGCGAGAGCTACCCGGCCTCTTTGGTCTCCGGCGAGTCGGAGCTCGCGTTGGTGAGGCTGGTCGACGGGTATCTGGCCGAGATCGCCAAGGACCCCAACCTCCCTCTCCAAAAGTTCATCGCCATCGCGGAAATGGCGCCCCTCGTGGCTCGGCCGACCCACGATGGGCTTTACCGCGCCATTGACATGTATCTCAAG GAGCATCCGAGCCTGTCCAAGAGCGAGAAGAAGAGGCTGTGCGGGCTCATGGACTGCAAGAAGCTGACCGCCGAGGCGAGCTCGCACGCCGTGCAGAACGAGCGCCTCCCTCTGCGCTTGGTCGTGCAGGTCCTCTTCTTCGAGCAGCTCCGAGCATCCGCCTGTGCCGACGCGGCGGCAGCGTCTGATCACCACCCGTCCTCCGCCCTGCGCTCGCTCCTCCCCAGAGAGAACGGTAACTCGTACGGCAGCTCCAGGTCGGCTGCCACGACGGCCACGACCGAGGACGACCAGTGGGGCGGCGGCGGGGTGCCAGCGTCCGGCGACACCAGCTCCTTCCGGTCCATGAGCGGCCTGGGCAACAACAAGAGCGGAGGGAACGGCGGCAAGGCGACAGCCAAGGGGCCGCTGCAGATGCCGAGGAAGATGCTGAGCAAGCTGTGGTCCGGCAAGGCGAGCAGCGGGGAGAACAGCGGTGGCTCCGACACGTCGGAGAGCCCCGGCTCCGTCAACCTCGAGGCTGAAACCAAGTCCACGCATTCACGGAACACAAGGCATTCGGTCTCGTAG